From a region of the Alnus glutinosa chromosome 1, dhAlnGlut1.1, whole genome shotgun sequence genome:
- the LOC133879074 gene encoding uncharacterized protein LOC133879074, whose product MSEGGKESSQGSGNENFQNMAQMFQAMAREFVTAITDLRRDAPRDEERGCPFKRFERLQIPLFDGKRDPMECENWLIDAEEILRLAGCTEEQKVQYTTYRLSGEARNWWVAKKVLLIQELGSEEAISWQRFQKEFLQQYFPKILRDAKAREFTDLTQGNLTVTQYVARFNELARFAPYLVADEEIRVRKFEQGLNPRIHDHVVCLEIRDFVELVNKASLAEESLKRNATETAEFRKKAAPPLNQNQAGWRGGPNGNN is encoded by the coding sequence ATGTCGGAAGGAGGCAAAGAATCTTCTCAAGGCTCTGGAAACGAGAATTTTCAAAACATGGCACAAATGTTTCAAGCTATGGCCAGAGAATTCGTTACGGCCATAACCGATCTTAGGAGAGATGCACCTCGTGACGAAGAACGTGGATGTCCGTTCAAACGCTTTGAGCGTCTTCAAATTCCCTTATTCGATGGTAAACGGGATCCTATGGAATGCGAGAACTGGCTGATCGATGCGGAGGAAATTTTACGACTCGCTGGCTGCACAGAAGAACAAAAGGTGCAGTACACCACATATCGATTGTCGGGTGAAGCCAGAAATTGGTGGGTTGCCAAGAAAGTACTGCTAATCCAAGAGCTGGGCAGCGAAGAAGCAATTTCCTGGCAGCGATTCCAGAAAGAATTCCTTCAACAATATTTTCCCAAGATTCTCAGAGATGCGAAAGCCCGGGAATTCACGGatctcactcaaggaaatttGACTGTCACTCAATATGTGGCTCGCTTTAATGAATTGGCGCGTTTTGCTCCCTACTTGGTAGCTGACGAAGAGATTCGAGTGAGGAAATTTGAACAAGGTCTCAACCCTCGAATCCACGATCATGTGGTTTGTCTAGAGATTCGTGATTTCGTGGAATTGGTGAACAAGGCCTCCTTGGCTGAGGAGAGTTTGAAAAGGAACGCTACGGAAACGGCGGAATTTCGAAAAAAAGCTGCACCCCCACTGAATCAAAACCAGGCTGGGTGGAGAGGAGGACCAAATGGTAACAATTGA
- the LOC133874995 gene encoding putative calcium-transporting ATPase 13, plasma membrane-type, with protein MASIVLSNLERIVSLLHAPNTLNQPKKRWRSAFVTIYCSKTLLSFFNVSLPENKHFEVSRRPSFTIVDLKPEKSFKIDQTSQRPSFTVVDLKPDKSFKIDQTSLLQLLKEKNVDTLQNIGGVDGVASSLESNVDFGIQGDAEDIAHRHEAFGSNTYETPPTKSIFHFIVEAFKDLTIFILLGCATLSLAFGIKEKGIKEGWYDGGSIFVAILLVIAVSSISNFRQNRQFEKLSKVSNNIQVDVVRAGRRQHISVFQIVVGDVVCLKIGDQVPADGLFFDGHSLQVDESSMTGESDHVEVNCSNPFLVSGTKVVDGYARMLVTSVGMNTTWGEMMSSISRDSNEQTPLQARLNKLTSSIGKVGLLVAFLVLVVLLVRYFTGNTKDDNGNKEFNGSKTKVDDIVNAVVGIVAAAVTIVVVAIPEGLPLAVTLTLAYSMKRMMVDQAMVRKLSACETMGSATTICTDKTGTLTLNQMKVTKFWLGKETFATGSYSSIAPYVLELVQEGVALNTTGSVYKPNSGSEIEFSGSPTEKAILSWAVLELNMEMEQLMQSCMILFVEAFNSQKKRSGVLMSRKVDNSIHVHWKGAAEMILKMCSSYYDASGIVKDLDDAEKMKFEQIIQGMAASSLRCIAFAHKQVSGDQENEQEHKKLEEDGLTLLGLVGLKDPCRPGVKKAVEDCQYAGVNVKMITGDNVFTAKAIATECGILRPGQDMVSGAVVEGVEFRNYTPEERLKKVDTICVMARSSPFDKLLMVECLKQKGHVVAVTGDGTNDAPALKEADIGLSMGIQGTEVAKESSDIVILDDNFASVATVLKWGRCVYNNIQKFIQFQLTVNVAALVINFVAAVSAGEVPLTAVQLLWVNLIMDTLGALALATEQPTKELMDKPPVGRTEPLITNIMWRNLLAQASYQIAVLLTLQFKGESIFGVSEKVNDTLIFNTFVLCQVFNEFNARKLEKKNVFKGIHKNRLFLGIIVITIVLQVVMVEFLKKFADTERLNWAQWGACIGIAALSWPIGWIVKWIPVPQRPFLSYLKMKKI; from the coding sequence ATGGCTAGCATTGTCCTATCAAACTTGGAGCGCATTGTGTCTTTACTCCATGCACCAAACACCCTTAACCAACCCAAGAAGAGATGGCGCTCCGCTTTTGTCACCATCTATTGTTCTAAAACTCTACTGTCGTTTTTCAATGTCTCTCTACCCGAAAACAAACATTTTGAGGTTTCACGCCGTCCATCTTTCACCATTGTTGATCTCAAACCAGAAAAAAGCTTCAAGATTGATCAAACTAGTCAGCGTCCATCTTTCACCGTTGTTGATCTCAAACCTGACAAAAGCTTCAAGATTGATCAAACTAGTCTCCTTCAACTTCTGAAAGAGAAAAATGTTGACACGCTCCAAAACATTGGAGGGGTTGATGGAGTAGCATCCAGTCTTGAATCCAATGTTGATTTTGGTATTCAAGGCGATGCTGAAGATATTGCTCACCGACACGAGGCTTTTGGCTCCAACACATATGAAACTCCGCCTACAAAGAGCATCTTCCATTTCATAGTGGAAGCCTTCAAGGATCTtaccattttcatccttttggGCTGTGCAACTCTTTCACTTGCTTTTGGCATTAAAGAGAAAGGAATCAAAGAAGGTTGGTATGATGGTGGGAGCATATTTGTTGCTATACTTCTAGTCATTGCTGTTTCTTCCATAAGCAACTTCAGGCAAAACAGACAATTTGAAAAGTTATCCAAAGTCAGCAACAATATCCAAGTTGATGTTGTCAGAGCTGGGAGGCGTCAACATATTTCAGTATTTCAAATTGTGGTTGGAGATGTCGTTTGCTTAAAGATTGGAGATCAAGTTCCAGCCGACGGGCTATTCTTTGACGGCCACTCATTGCAAGTGGATGAATCCAGCATGACAGGGGAGAGTGACCATGTAGAAGTAAATTGCAGTAATCCATTTTTGGTTTCTGGTACTAAGGTGGTCGATGGCTATGCTCGGATGCTTGTCACTTCAGTTGGCATGAACACAACCTGGGGCGAGATGATGAGTTCAATCAGCCGTGACTCAAACGAACAAACACCTTTACAAGCTCGCCTCAACAAGTTAACCTCATCAATAGGTAAAGTTGGTTTGCTAGTCGCTTTCCTAGTTCTCGTAGTCTTGTTGGTTCGCTACTTCACAGGAAATACAAAAGATGACAATGGAAATAAAGAATTCAATGGCAGCAAGACCAAGGTTGATGACATAGTGAACGCTGTGGTGGGGATTGTAGCTGCTGCAGTTACTATAGTTGTGGTTGCAATTCCAGAAGGTTTGCCATTAGCCGTCACCCTCACACTTGCTTATTCCATGAAGAGAATGATGGTTGATCAGGCAATGGTGCGAAAGCTCTCTGCCTGTGAGACTATGGGCTCCGCCACCACCATTTGTACTGATAAAACAGGCACTCTCACGCTCAACCAAATGAAGGTGACAAAGTTTTGGCTAGGGAAAGAAACTTTTGCAACAGGTTCTTACTCATCAATTGCTCCATACGTTCTTGAATTGGTCCAGGAAGGAGTTGCTCTGAACACAACCGGTAGTGTTTACAAGCCTAATTCAGGATCTGAAATCGAGTTCTCAGGTAGCCCCACTGAAAAAGCAATTCTTTCATGGGCTGTTCTGGAGCTAAACATGGAAATGGAGCAACTAATGCAAAGTTGTATGATTCTTTTCGTTGAAGCATTCAATTCCCAGAAGAAACGAAGCGGAGTCCTTATGAGCAGAAAGGTAGACAACTCAATCCATGTACACTGGAAAGGTGCTGCAGAGATGATACTGAAGATGTGTTCAAGTTACTATGATGCTTCTGGAATTGTAAAAGATCTGGATGATGCTGAAAAGATGAAATTTGAGCAAATTATTCAAGGTATGGCTGCTAGCAGCCTCCGGTGCATTGCATTTGCGCATAAACAGGTTTCAGGAGATCAAGAAAATGAGCAAGAACATAAAAAGCTAGAAGAAGATGGTTTGACCCTATTGGGACTAGTGGGACTTAAGGACCCATGTCGTCCAGGGGTGAAGAAAGCTGTGGAAGATTGCCAATATGCTGGTGTGAACGTTAAAATGATCACTGGAGACAACGTTTTCACTGCAAAAGCTATAGCCACTGAGTGTGGGATACTCAGGCCTGGTCAAGACATGGTCAGTGGAGCAGTAGTAGAAGGCGTGGAATTCAGAAACTACACACCAGAGGAAAGATTGAAGAAAGTTGATACAATTTGTGTGATGGCAAGGTCCTCTCCCTTCGACAAACTGTTGATGGTAGAATGCTTGAAACAAAAGGGACATGTGGTTGCAGTTACTGGCGATGGCACAAATGACGCACCAGCACTAAAAGAAGCTGATATAGGACTTTCGATGGGGATTCAAGGCACCGAGGTGGCCAAGGAAAGCTCAGATATTGTCATTTTGGATGATAATTTTGCGTCTGTGGCCACAGTTCTGAAGTGGGGAAGATGTGTCTATAACAACATCCAGAAGTTCATCCAATTTCAACTTACCGTAAATGTTGCTGCCCTTGTGATCAACTTTGTGGCAGCAGTTTCAGCTGGTGAAGTTCCACTAACAGCAGTGCAATTATTGTGGGTGAACTTGATTATGGATACGTTGGGTGCTCTGGCTCTTGCAACAGAGCAACCCACCAAGGAGCTGATGGATAAACCACCTGTGGGGCGGACAGAGCCACTTATCACCAACATTATGTGGAGAAACCTCTTAGCCCAAGCTTCATATCAAATAGCTGTCCTCTTGACTCTGCAATTCAAAGGTGAATCAATCTTTGGTGTGTCTGAGAAGGTAAACGACACCTTAATCTTTAATACTTTTGTTCTTTGCCAAGTCTTCAATGAATTCAATGCAAGGAAGCTCGAGAAGAAGAACGTCTTCAAGGGGATACACAAGAATAGATTATTTTTGGGGATCATTGTGATAACCATTGTTCTTCAGGTGGTCATGGTAGAGTTTTTGAAGAAGTTTGCAGATACAGAGAGGTTGAATTGGGCACAATGGGGTGCATGCATTGGAATTGCAGCACTATCTTGGCCAATCGGTTGGATTGTCAAGTGGATACCTGTTCCACAAAGACCATTTCTTAGCTACCTAAAGATGAAAAAGATATGA